In the genome of Microcoleus vaginatus PCC 9802, the window AAGGGGCAATACGGCTGTCGAATCCTGTCCCCCCCCTTACCAAGGGGGGGCTAGGGGGGGTTCCGATTGGAGTCAGAAAGTAGCGGTAATTTTGGGGAATGGTGGGGCGGCGAGAGCTGTTGTGGCTGGATGCGCTCAATTGGGATGTGCAGAGATTCACGTTGTCGGCCGCAACGAACAAAATTTAGCGGAATTTCAGCAGAGTTGGATCAATTCTCCGATGCCCGTGCAGAATTTGCAGGTGCATACTTGGGAGAATTTATCAATGTTAATCTCGCAGGCAGATTTGCTGGTGAACACGACGCCTGTGGGGATGTATCCGCAGGGGGAAAAGTCGCCGGTTGCGGAGGGTGCGCTCGATCGAATTTCAGCAGGTGCGATCGTCTATGATTTAATTTACACCCCTAATCCTACCCAGTTTCTCAAAGATGCAAAGCTTCGGGGAGCGCGAGCTATTGACGGACTCGAAATGCTAGTTCAACAAGGAGCAGCCGCCTTAAAAATTTGGCTGGATAAAGAATCCGTCCCAGTCCATGTGATGCGCCAAGCCTTGCGACAGCATTTAGGTCTAGACTAATGCCATTTCTTCAAAAAGTAGCTGTAGGTTTCCGAATTCGTATAAGTATAAATTTGAGGCTAAATTCGCGCTAAGCTGAGAATTAAAATATACTTCCCCCGCCATTTATGAAATTTCGAGCTATCAGCCTTTTTTTTGCTACTTGCCTAATCGGAATTTTTAGTTTGGTATACACTCCACCTGCTTGGGCTCTGACGCAGATTAAACTTTCCGACCTTTCTTATCGCGAATGTCCGGCCCAAATGGGAGAAGGAACAGTCACCAGTGGCAGTTCGATGGAAGCTACCTGCTTTTTGATTACTGGGAAAGCTGAAAATAGCACCGGCAAACCAGTTGTCAATGCCGATATTTTCGGCCGCATTTATGATGCCGACGACAATCCGGTGATGCAAAATCGCACTCGCTTGGGTTCTATAGAAGAAGTTCCTCCCGGAGTTAGCGATTTTCAGCTCAGAATTTCCGTTGCCGCCAATCAACGAACACCTTTGAAGCTCAAGCAATTTAAAGCTACAGGTTTTACTGGCGTGGTTCGCCGTTAACAAAACTATTTAAGATTTTAGATTGCTGATTTGAGATTTTGGGTTGGCTGTTGAGAAACCGCGATGCAGTTTTCGATTGTAGATTTGAGATTTGAGATTGTTGAGTGGCTGGCAATTTCTCATTTCTCATGTACGATGAACTCCCCAGCTTTTCAACCGGGGAGTTCATCTAAAAATCTCAAATCTAAAATTTAGTGGCCGGCAGCTATGTCTGCCAAACAATTTACGCTCGATGCTTAAAAACTTAAGCTTTTCAAACTACAAGGATGTTTGCAAGCTGGTCAAAAGACCGATCAAGAATTCCGAGCCGAACTGAAGTACAAAAAAGGCAATCAGTGGCGAAAAGTCAATCCCTCCCAAGGGGGGGATAATCGATCGGAATAGATTCAGGTAAGGATCTGTTAACTGACTCAAAATCGAAAACGGGGGGTCGTACCAATTGATATTGGGGAACCAGCTTAACAGCACCCGAAAAATCATCAGGACTAGATAGATTTGCAGAAATGTCGCTAGCGTGGTTGCCAAAAGGCCTATTGAAGAACTCATAAATTTTGCTTGTACTTTGAGTAAAGTTTACAGACACTTTAACTGTGAGTTTAGCATAGCTGGGGGAGTGACAGAGGAGGGAGAGGGGGGAGAGGGGGAGCATCAGGCTTTTTACGGGCGGGCAAGATAGGATACCCACCCCACAATAAAATTCACTCTTGGTAAAACAGGCTCAAAAGCCAGTTCTTGAGAATGGCGCAAGATGTTAGTAGCCCCCATTGAGCTGCCAGACTAATCTAAAATTTTAAATGGATTCAGGAGTCTGGAGCGATCGAACCCTCGTTGCCCGGCGCCGGCGCGTTGCCGTTTACGTCGCCGAGTTGCAGCCGCACGTCATCTATTGCCTGATTTAGCTGGGCAATTTTATCTTCTAAACTCAGCCTTGCTACTTCCATCCCGTCGGCTTCGAGTTGGCTGGCTTTCCTCTGGCGGATTTTTCTGGTTTTTGCGTCTGAAGGTTCACTCAGCAAAGCTTCAGCAGCGCGCCGCGACAGCACCGCGCCCAAAACTGCACCCACCAAGCCGCCAAGGGCAGCTCCGGCAATAAATCCCCCTGTAAAACCCTCTCGATTACTCATAGCTCAACTCAACTGCGCGATATTTCCTTATTTTGTTTATTTTGACACTCTCCCGGTGAGAAACCGGGAGAGTGTTAGTTGTCAGGTAGGCGTTGCACCATTTGAAAAGGATGCTTGTGGGGTGTCCCGCCTGCTGTGAAAATGCACGCCTTCGGGTTCATTGGCCCATCCCACAAAACAATCAAAATCATCCCGCAATTATGCAACACCGTCAGGTAAGGCGAGAATTCCGACTTCAGAGTTAAAGCGGATCATTTCCAAAGATCGATCGCCATAAAGGTCTTCAATGTGTTCCAAGCAGCAGTCGATCGCGAAATCGTTCAATTGGGCCGGCTCAACGCCGTACATATCCTGAAACACCTCTGAGTCTACCCGACAAAAGCGCGGTCGATCGCCGTAAATTCCGCATTCTCGGGTCGCTTTGTCAAAATTGATACACCAACCGTCATCTCCAACTAAGCTCAAATAGAGCGATAATTCGTCTTCAGATAAATACTCGTCTAAGTCGGGGCGCTCTGTTGGGTCGAGGTAACAACAAGCACCGCACTGCTTTACGCAACGCCAAGTAGCCATAGTTTGATTTTAGATTTTAGATTTTAGATTTTAGATTTTAGATTCGGAGCATAATCGGGAAAATGCCAAACTTTAGGAGATTGGGGCTCTTCAAGTATATCAATTGCCAGCGCCGGAGGCAGATCTCCTCTAGGGGCCTTCGATTTTAGATTTGAGGTTTTAGATTCCGCTCACTTTCGGGGAAGGGGCATCAAATCCCTGGTTTGGTGTCACTGAGAGGTCGATCGTAGTTTACATTTTGTTGAATTTTGTAAAGTTCCTTAAAAAATATGGTCGATCGCCCGGTAAAATCAGAAGCGGATTTTCTAATTCAACAATCTAGACTTAATCACTACAGTCAGGAGGACACATGGACTTTATAACCGATCTTTTCAGTGGTATGGCTGGTGTAGACTACCAACTCATTGTTCAGGTAGCTTTAGTTGCAGCCGTCGTGCTTTCGGGCCCGATCGTGATTTTTCTGTTGGCAGCTAGAGGCGGCGACCTGTAATTATAGCACGCTCCGGGGCGATCGAGAGTTGGGAGTTTTGAGTTTTAAATTATTCAAAATTCACAACGCTCGATCGCCAATTTTCCATGATGCACGAAATTTTTTATCAAATACCGAGTTATCAAATACCCAGGGCGTGTTTAGCAGTTTGAATCAAATTCTCAAAAAAAGGTAGAGATACATCGACTTCTCTAGCATCTTTGCGGGAGTTACCTAACAAACCGATGTTTTGTCCGGGTGAAACAGCCAGAACTTGGCCTTGAGAGTTGCGAATTCTCAATTCCTCGATCGACCCGGCGGGAGATAGACTGCAAGAATAAGTGCGATCGCAGTAATCAAACTCAACTTTTCCCAACCTCGGTGGCCTGGAAGTAGCAGCATTTGCGGGCAGCCGGACACCCAACAATTCTAACTCCACTGATGTCTTCCCATTAAAACTATTTTCCCGCAATCGGTAAGCAATATCAACCCGCCGAGGCAAAGGAAAATATTCCCCCCAACGCCAAGCAATCGCCTTCACACTAGCCGATGCTTTTCCATCTTGAGTTGCAGTTAGTTTAACGTGACCTCCTTTACCAACAATTTTCTGTTCAGTTATGCAAACATTAGGCGTCCAAAAGACAGGAGCCTTATTTTCAATCCCGCAAGGTTCCAGAGCATCAATTTGTCGGTAAAGGTCGAGATTAATTTCAGCCAAATCTGCTCGCACGTCAACTGCAACCAGCGGTTTTAGGTGTTCCGGCTGCAAACATTGATTGGCAAAAATTGACAGTTGATTGCGGAATTCTTCGAGATTCTGAGCCGGCATAGAAAAACCGCCAGCCGCTTTGTGTCCGCCAAATTTAGTTAATAAATCCGCGCAAAAATTCAGCCCGTCAAATACATTAAACTCAGGAATTCCCCTCGCCGAACCCCTGATAATTTTATGGGCAACCGCCCCTACAGCCTCGTTTTCGCCAGCCTCATCCTCAAAAGTACCAATAAACACAGGTACGCCGTAGCGTTCCACCAACCGAGAAGCTACAATCCCGATCACCCCGTGGTGCCAACCCGGTTGCACGACAACTAAAACTCGTTCTTGCTGCAAGTCGAGCTCACTTTCCTCGCACCAAGCGATGGCTTCCTGCTCAATTTCCTGGCACAACTCCTGCCTGCGCTGATTAATTTGTTCGCACTGCATCGCGTTTTTAAGAGCCAATTCGCGATCGTCCGTAGTCAGCAACTCTATCACAATTTGAGGGTCAGCCAGCCGCCCCACAGCATTAATCCTGGGCCCGAGCCTAAAACCAATATCTTCAGGCTTTAAGGAATTATTAGTTTTATTTTGCGAGTTGAGAATTGAGGGACTTTCCGCACTTCCCGGCTGCACTCCCGCCACCTGAATCAAAGCCTGAATACCCGCCAATTGCGAGTGAGGCAACAGCCGCAAACCCCGCTTCACCCAGCGCCGATTAACTCCTGTCAAAGGCGCTAAATCCGCAATAGTTCCTAAAGTAAATAACTCCAGCAGCGGATTCACCAACCCGCCAAGTTTCTGCATATCAATTGCCAAAGTAATCGCCAAAACATAAGCAACGCCTACGCCCGCCAAACCGCGATAAGGTGAAGATTCCGCGATTAATTTCGGGTTGAGAATAGCATCAGCAGGCGGCAGTTTTGGTGGCAAATCGTGGTGGTCTGTAATAATAACTTTGACACCGAGTTCTCGCGCTCTGGCAACCGGGCCGTAGGCTGCAATTCCGTTGTCAACCGTGAGAATGAGAGCGACACCTTCCGAGTGAAATTCTTCTACAATGCGATCGTTAATCCCATAACCTTCTCGCATCCGGCTGGGAATAGCATAATCCACATTCGCCCCCAGAGCCCTCAGAGCTCGCAGCAACAAAGCGGTGCTCGTCATCCCGTCCGCATCGTAGTCGCCGCAAATCGCAATTTTTTGCCCTCCCGAAATCGCCTCCCGCAACAATTTGACACTCGCAGCCAAATCTGGAAACTCATCGTTTGGCGCGGGCAAAACCAGAGATTCCGGTTCGATAAACCCTTGCACTTCTTTCAGAGAATCGATGCCCCGGTTAATCAGTACCTGTGCCAGCAAGGGCGACAAACCGATTTCTGCGGCAAACTGTTCGGCTTGCTGTGGTTGAGGCGAATAAATTTGCCACCGTTGGTTTGGCAATCGGTGAAAATGCGGAGGCACAGATGTCGGTATCTCTTGCACGGAAGCTGAGGTTTAAATATACATAGTTAATCTTACCTAATTAAGTGCATCAGTCAATCAATTTGAGATTTGAGATTTTAGATTGATGCTGATGAGTTTTTTGGGTAAAATCCAAAGGTTGTTTGTAGGAAAGCTTTTTTCGGAAGCTCTCACCGCACTCAAATAGGGATATAAGCCCTGACAGCAGTCGTGGAGAGCAAAAAATTTTAGACCCAAGTTCAAACGCCTCAGATTCATCTGTGGAGTCAATCTAAAATCTCGAATCTCAAATCGACTGGTGGGAGCCGAAGAACTAAGTTTACCAGGCATTTGCGCCGCCCGTGCTAGGGCGGGGCTAATTTAATTTAATGAGGAGACTTGCATGAGTGGCGATCGACCACCTTGGTTTAAAATTGCATTACAGGTTCGGGGGTCTGTCATTCCCTCAATTTTGCCCCGCGTTTTGCTGTGCGGAGGCTTTGGAGTTCTTATTTCCCTGCTGCACTTTTTTAAGTTGCCAGTTTCCATGCCCATTTTGTCGAGTATTGTACCGAGTATTGTCCTGGGTTTACTGTTAGTTTTTCGGACAAATACAGCCTACGAAAGATTTTGGGAAGGTAGAAAAATGTGGGGTACTTTAGTCAACAACGTCCGCAATTTGGCGCGCCAAATCTGGGTAGCTATTGAGGAAAAAGAGCCGCAGGATATCGTAATCAAAAAGTCAGTCCTGCGCCTGTTACCTGCCTTTGCAGTGGCAATGAAACTGCACTTGCGGCAAGAATCAGTCAATCCAGAGTTGGAGCCGTTAATGTCCCCAGCGCAGTACCAAAAGCTCAAATCGATGAACAATCCGCCCCTAGAAATTGCCTTTTGGATTGAGGACTATATGCACGAGCAGTACGAGCGCAATTGCCTGGATGTCTATCAGTTAACTGGTATGAATCAGTTGCTCAATTCTATGATTGATGTATTAGGAGGCTGCGAGCGGATTTTGAAGACGCCTATCCCTTTGGCTTACGCGATTCACCTGAAACAACTATTGTTGCTTTACTGTTTAGCACTGCCATTTCAAATGGTAAACGATTTGAGTTGGGGAACTGGTCCAGTTGTGGCTTTAATTAGTTTTACTTTATTCGGCATCGAAGAAATCGGCATTGAAATAGAAAATCCCTTCGGGCACGATGCCAATGATTTGCCTTTGGACAATATGTGTGCTGCCATGCAGCGCAATATGGACGATTTAATTTCTTTATCTCCTAGCGTTCACGAACACGTGAAAGATAAGTAGAGTCATTCCATTTTCGATTTTAGATTTTAGATTTTAGATTGGTATCGAAAATCGAAAATGGTATAACCTACTGGTTAATTTTTAACAATAAACCGCATTAACCCAGCCCCTACTAACAATAAAGGCGTCAGCCAATCTCCCCACCGCACGTACAAAGTCCGAGTTTGCCGCCGATAAATAGTAGCATCTCGGACTTCATAGGTATTAATTCCCGACTTCCAAACCGTCTCGCCACGAGGATTTACAAAAGCAGAGTAACCCGTATTAGTGGCAATAACTGCCCATCTATCTGTCTCAATTGCCCGCATCACATCGAGAGCGTGATGTTGAGCCAACATTGGCGGTTTATAATGGGCATTGTTGGAAGCTGTGAGCATAAATTCGCCTCCATTAGCCGCCTGATATCGGAAAATTTCCGCAAACGCAGAATCGTAACAAATTCCGACAATGGCGCGACCAAACGGCGTATCAAACAATTGTTGAGAATTGCCGGGTACTAAATGAGCATCTAAGGGAGAAAGCCGATTAATAATCCCGCCTAAGATTTCGTAAAAAGGGATATATTCGCCTAAAGGCACTAGCTTTAGTTTATCGTAGCGGCCGATAATTTCTCCCGTGCGATCGATCGCCAATAAGCTGTTAGTGATACTATTGTCTTGCTGGCCGAAGCCTCCCACCCAAGCCAGAACGCCGCGTTCGAGAATAGCTTGATAAAAAGAAAGAGTAGAACGTTGATACTCGTTTGTCCAGATAAAAGGCAAAGCCGTCTCTGGAATTAACACAGCATCGACTTTTCTATCCGCTAACTCTTTGTATCCATTGGTGTAACCTTCCAAAGCGCGCGCCCAACCCCCTGAGTCAAACTTAATTTCGTTAGGAATATTTCCTTGAATAATGCCAATCTTTAAAGCGGTTGCAGCTTCTTGATTCAAAGGACGGTTGTATAAACTCCATCCCACAATATGCAAAACTACACACAAACTAGCAGGCAAAATATAAGCAATCCAATTCTTCCTTCTTCCTTCTTCCTTCTTCCTTCTTCCTTCAATAAAAGCTTCGGCGATTAAGCCATTTACTGCTACAAGAGCGGCTGTTACTGCGCTGGGCCCGGAGAGTTGACCGAGGTGCAATATTGCTAAATTGTGCGGGCTTTGCGTATATGATAGGGATGTCCACCACAGCGAACCTGTACTCCAAATACTTTCTAAGGCACACCACAAAGCTGTGCCAATTAAAACGCGAGTTACGGCTGAAAATTTAGAGCTACCCCCCCAGCCCCCCCTTGTAAAGGGGGGAGTTAAGAATAAGAATTGAATTTTTCCCGGGTAAAGTGAGGGAGTTGAGAATTACAAATAGCCACGCCCAAACGGCGACTAAGGCGGCTCCCCAGAGGGTGATGAATGCCCAGCAAAAAAGTGCTATCGCCAAACTCGGCCACCAAGGAACTCCCAACCAAGTCATCGGGTGAATTCCCCTAATCCAAGATAAAGCTAATCCGTGATAGCCAATTC includes:
- a CDS encoding shikimate dehydrogenase, with the protein product MIKGTTKLLGVIGHPVEHSLSPAMHNAAISHLGVDFVYLPFPVKPGDLKAALAGFAAIGVRGFSITIPHKQAILPLLSEVSPIARAIGAVNTVYLSDKGWCGTNTDVEGFLAPLQTPPTPPYQGGAKDATSPLERGNTAVESCPPPYQGGARGGSDWSQKVAVILGNGGAARAVVAGCAQLGCAEIHVVGRNEQNLAEFQQSWINSPMPVQNLQVHTWENLSMLISQADLLVNTTPVGMYPQGEKSPVAEGALDRISAGAIVYDLIYTPNPTQFLKDAKLRGARAIDGLEMLVQQGAAALKIWLDKESVPVHVMRQALRQHLGLD
- a CDS encoding YggT family protein, which encodes MSSSIGLLATTLATFLQIYLVLMIFRVLLSWFPNINWYDPPFSILSQLTDPYLNLFRSIIPPLGGIDFSPLIAFFVLQFGSEFLIGLLTSLQTSL
- a CDS encoding YkgJ family cysteine cluster protein: MATWRCVKQCGACCYLDPTERPDLDEYLSEDELSLYLSLVGDDGWCINFDKATRECGIYGDRPRFCRVDSEVFQDMYGVEPAQLNDFAIDCCLEHIEDLYGDRSLEMIRFNSEVGILALPDGVA
- a CDS encoding photosystem II reaction center protein Ycf12, which gives rise to MDFITDLFSGMAGVDYQLIVQVALVAAVVLSGPIVIFLLAARGGDL
- the recJ gene encoding single-stranded-DNA-specific exonuclease RecJ; amino-acid sequence: MQEIPTSVPPHFHRLPNQRWQIYSPQPQQAEQFAAEIGLSPLLAQVLINRGIDSLKEVQGFIEPESLVLPAPNDEFPDLAASVKLLREAISGGQKIAICGDYDADGMTSTALLLRALRALGANVDYAIPSRMREGYGINDRIVEEFHSEGVALILTVDNGIAAYGPVARARELGVKVIITDHHDLPPKLPPADAILNPKLIAESSPYRGLAGVGVAYVLAITLAIDMQKLGGLVNPLLELFTLGTIADLAPLTGVNRRWVKRGLRLLPHSQLAGIQALIQVAGVQPGSAESPSILNSQNKTNNSLKPEDIGFRLGPRINAVGRLADPQIVIELLTTDDRELALKNAMQCEQINQRRQELCQEIEQEAIAWCEESELDLQQERVLVVVQPGWHHGVIGIVASRLVERYGVPVFIGTFEDEAGENEAVGAVAHKIIRGSARGIPEFNVFDGLNFCADLLTKFGGHKAAGGFSMPAQNLEEFRNQLSIFANQCLQPEHLKPLVAVDVRADLAEINLDLYRQIDALEPCGIENKAPVFWTPNVCITEQKIVGKGGHVKLTATQDGKASASVKAIAWRWGEYFPLPRRVDIAYRLRENSFNGKTSVELELLGVRLPANAATSRPPRLGKVEFDYCDRTYSCSLSPAGSIEELRIRNSQGQVLAVSPGQNIGLLGNSRKDAREVDVSLPFFENLIQTAKHALGI